One Myxococcota bacterium DNA segment encodes these proteins:
- the purH gene encoding bifunctional phosphoribosylaminoimidazolecarboxamide formyltransferase/IMP cyclohydrolase, producing the protein MTPQNPARPVGRALLSVSDKTGLVDFARGLREQGVELVASGGTAKALQDAGLDVTEVEQLTGSPEMLGGRVKTLHPRIHGGILARRDHDGDQADLAAHELATIDLVVVNLYPFEETVANPDTTLAEAIEKIDIGGPSMIRSAAKNQAYVGVVVDPADYDGILAELAEHGGLLEATRTRLALTAFERTARYDTAIHAWLAARASEGDDPFPPRLEVELARSASLRYGENPHQRAALYGRFLEVAEPLHGKELSFNNIVDVQAALALIQEFQDSPRSAVAILKHNTPCGVGLGDDPAEAYRRAFATDPESPFGGIIVANRPFDLAMAQAVDEIFTEVLIAPGFEDDALALLQKKKNRRLLRFHPERMPQAELDLRRVFGGVLVQETDLALEDVAASQVATQRKPSEEELRALAFGWAVVKHVKSNAVVFATAEGTLAIGGGATSRVDAIHHATEKAKRVGLDLRGSALASDAFFPFPDGLEVAAAAGATAFVQPGGSVRDDEVVAAADRLGATMVFTGKRHFRH; encoded by the coding sequence ATGACCCCCCAGAACCCCGCGCGCCCCGTCGGGCGCGCGTTGCTTTCCGTTTCCGACAAGACCGGGCTCGTCGACTTCGCCCGGGGCCTGCGTGAGCAGGGCGTCGAACTCGTCGCCTCCGGCGGCACGGCCAAGGCGCTCCAGGACGCCGGCCTGGACGTCACCGAGGTGGAGCAACTCACCGGCAGCCCCGAGATGCTGGGCGGCCGCGTGAAGACGCTGCACCCCCGGATCCACGGCGGGATCCTCGCCCGCCGCGACCACGACGGTGATCAGGCCGATCTCGCGGCCCACGAACTCGCCACCATCGATCTGGTCGTGGTGAACCTCTACCCCTTCGAGGAGACCGTCGCGAACCCGGACACGACCCTCGCCGAGGCGATCGAGAAGATCGACATCGGCGGTCCCTCGATGATCCGGTCCGCGGCGAAGAACCAGGCCTACGTCGGCGTGGTCGTCGATCCCGCCGACTACGATGGCATCCTCGCCGAGCTGGCCGAGCACGGCGGGCTCCTCGAAGCGACGCGGACCCGCCTCGCCCTGACCGCCTTCGAGCGCACCGCGCGCTACGACACCGCCATTCACGCCTGGCTCGCGGCCCGCGCGAGCGAGGGCGACGATCCGTTCCCGCCGCGCCTCGAAGTCGAGCTCGCGCGCTCGGCGTCGCTCCGGTACGGCGAGAACCCGCACCAGCGCGCCGCGCTCTACGGCCGCTTCCTCGAAGTGGCCGAGCCGCTCCACGGCAAGGAGCTCTCCTTCAACAACATCGTCGACGTGCAGGCGGCTCTGGCCCTGATCCAGGAGTTCCAGGACAGCCCCCGATCGGCGGTGGCGATCCTGAAGCACAACACGCCGTGCGGCGTGGGGCTGGGGGACGACCCGGCCGAGGCATATCGACGTGCCTTCGCCACCGACCCCGAGTCTCCCTTCGGCGGGATCATCGTCGCGAACCGCCCCTTCGACCTGGCGATGGCCCAGGCCGTCGACGAGATCTTCACCGAGGTGTTGATCGCTCCGGGGTTCGAGGACGACGCCCTGGCGCTGCTGCAGAAGAAGAAGAACCGCCGGCTCCTGCGTTTCCATCCCGAGCGGATGCCCCAGGCCGAGCTCGATCTGCGCCGCGTCTTCGGCGGTGTGCTGGTCCAGGAGACCGACCTCGCCCTCGAAGACGTCGCGGCGAGTCAGGTCGCCACCCAGCGCAAGCCGAGCGAGGAGGAGCTTCGCGCGCTCGCTTTCGGCTGGGCCGTGGTGAAGCACGTGAAGAGCAACGCGGTGGTGTTCGCCACGGCCGAGGGCACGCTGGCCATTGGCGGCGGTGCGACGTCGCGCGTCGACGCGATTCACCACGCCACCGAGAAGGCGAAGCGCGTGGGCCTCGACCTCCGCGGCTCGGCGCTGGCCAGCGACGCGTTCTTCCCGTTCCCGGACGGTCTCGAAGTGGCGGCTGCGGCCGGTGCCACCGCCTTCGTGCAGCCGGGGGGCTCGGTGCGCGACGACGAGGTGGTCGCCGCGGCCGATCGACTGGGCGCCACGATGGTGTTCACGGGGAAGCGCCACTTCCGCCACTAG
- the purD gene encoding phosphoribosylamine--glycine ligase gives MRVLVVGSGGREHALAWKIAQSPKVEAVLAAPGSDAMASVARCFPDVSAGDIEAVVALAQRENATLVVVGPEDPLVDGLADRLREAGIATFGPSAAAARLEGSKSFAKAFMQRHGIPTAEFAVFDDLAQAREYVSRFPAGCVVKADGLAAGKGVTVCENVAQAQAALDEAMGDRRFGDAGDQVVIEERLLGEEASYYAISDGEHVVTLAPAQDHKRALDGDQGENTGGMGAYVPAPVVDDAVEKKILERVVHPAIRGLASDSMPYCGVLFVGLMIDSAGDPFVIEFNVRFGDPETQPLMVQMESDLVPLLVGAAEGGLEQVAPPTTQGAAVCVVLASEGYPRSYPKGRAIEGLDVAETQPQTVVFHAGTASGAEGAFVTKGGRVLGVTSAGSDVAEARARAYAAVDAITFEGAQHRTDIADRALR, from the coding sequence ATGCGCGTACTGGTGGTCGGATCCGGCGGCCGTGAGCACGCCCTCGCGTGGAAGATCGCCCAGAGCCCGAAGGTCGAGGCGGTCCTCGCCGCGCCGGGCAGCGATGCGATGGCCAGTGTGGCGCGCTGCTTCCCCGACGTGTCCGCGGGAGACATCGAGGCGGTGGTCGCGCTCGCCCAGCGCGAGAACGCGACCCTCGTCGTGGTGGGCCCCGAGGATCCGCTGGTGGACGGCCTGGCCGACCGCTTGCGCGAGGCAGGCATCGCGACCTTCGGCCCCTCGGCCGCCGCCGCACGCCTCGAGGGCAGCAAGTCCTTCGCCAAGGCGTTCATGCAGCGTCATGGAATTCCGACCGCCGAGTTCGCCGTGTTCGACGATCTTGCCCAGGCACGCGAGTACGTGTCGCGGTTCCCGGCGGGCTGCGTCGTCAAGGCCGACGGGTTGGCGGCAGGGAAGGGCGTGACGGTGTGCGAGAACGTCGCGCAGGCCCAGGCCGCTCTCGACGAAGCGATGGGCGACCGGCGCTTCGGCGACGCCGGGGATCAGGTGGTGATCGAAGAACGCCTGCTCGGAGAGGAGGCGTCCTACTACGCCATCTCCGACGGCGAACACGTCGTCACCCTCGCGCCGGCCCAGGACCACAAACGCGCCCTCGACGGCGACCAGGGAGAGAACACCGGCGGCATGGGCGCCTACGTGCCGGCCCCGGTGGTCGACGACGCGGTCGAGAAGAAGATCCTCGAGCGGGTCGTCCATCCGGCGATTCGCGGGCTGGCGAGCGACAGCATGCCCTACTGCGGCGTCCTCTTCGTCGGATTGATGATCGACTCCGCGGGCGATCCCTTCGTGATCGAGTTCAACGTGCGCTTCGGTGACCCTGAGACCCAGCCCCTGATGGTCCAGATGGAGAGCGACCTGGTGCCGCTGCTCGTGGGCGCCGCCGAGGGTGGGCTCGAGCAGGTTGCACCGCCGACCACCCAGGGCGCCGCCGTCTGTGTGGTGCTGGCGAGCGAAGGCTACCCGCGCAGCTATCCGAAGGGGCGCGCGATCGAGGGCCTCGACGTCGCGGAGACCCAGCCCCAGACCGTCGTCTTCCACGCCGGCACGGCGAGTGGCGCGGAGGGTGCCTTCGTCACGAAGGGCGGCCGCGTGTTGGGCGTGACGAGTGCCGGGTCCGACGTGGCCGAGGCCCGCGCGCGGGCGTACGCCGCGGTCGACGCGATCACTTTCGAGGGTGCGCAGCACCGCACCGACATCGCCGACCGGGCGCTGCGGTGA
- a CDS encoding L-threonylcarbamoyladenylate synthase, giving the protein MSDLGLDAAVAWVRDGRVLAYPTETLWGLGGRAQDAQAVERLQRAKGRAGDAPISILVPAPGSLASLGFDLDPTAEAVAARFWPGPLTLVLPCRGRFGPGIARADGAVGVRCSPHPEAMALARACEDAGLGPLTATSCNRSGEPAAERREDARRFAETDSEVAVLDGAPDAPPTGTPRPASTVLDLTAPRARVLRWGAIPETELSPLLEELAAA; this is encoded by the coding sequence GTGAGCGACCTCGGTCTCGACGCTGCGGTGGCGTGGGTGCGCGATGGCCGCGTGCTCGCCTATCCCACCGAGACGCTGTGGGGCCTCGGGGGGCGTGCCCAGGACGCCCAGGCCGTCGAGCGCCTGCAGCGGGCGAAGGGCCGCGCGGGTGACGCACCCATCTCGATCCTGGTGCCTGCGCCAGGTTCGCTCGCCTCGCTCGGGTTCGATCTGGACCCTACGGCCGAGGCCGTGGCCGCGCGCTTCTGGCCGGGCCCTCTCACGCTCGTGTTGCCCTGCCGCGGGCGGTTCGGACCGGGCATCGCGCGCGCGGACGGGGCCGTCGGCGTGCGTTGCTCGCCGCACCCCGAGGCGATGGCCTTGGCACGTGCCTGTGAGGACGCCGGGTTGGGGCCGCTGACCGCCACCAGCTGCAACCGCAGCGGGGAGCCCGCGGCCGAACGACGCGAGGACGCGCGCCGCTTCGCCGAGACCGACTCCGAGGTCGCCGTGCTGGACGGAGCGCCCGACGCGCCGCCGACCGGGACGCCGCGCCCCGCCAGCACCGTCCTGGATCTCACTGCGCCGCGCGCGCGCGTGCTCCGCTGGGGCGCGATTCCCGAAACCGAACTGAGCCCGCTGCTCGAGGAGCTCGCTGCCGCATGA
- a CDS encoding DUF1015 domain-containing protein encodes MTQVRPFRALRYDPDRVDLSKVIVPPYDVVAAEDREGFFARDPHNAIRLELTRDVADEAGTDYAEVRTTLDGWIREQILTRDGEPGFYPLRQSFDAPDGTRQSRDGFFALIHLEDYEKRIVRPHERTLAGPKADRLKILRAAEANLSVVFMLYEDPDEELAPLLDAALENSALGTASEQSGAEHRLARLTDASAVDKITSFFDDRSVVIADGHHRYETALNYRNEQREAGAGDGLDAPHEWLLVYLANAFAPGSLLLPIHRLILKGSFPNDAGLRERLAEWEVREVDVPSAESIPELLETHLEPLRDRHAFAADDASGTLRIFSRPREDDTLTVRVIHQEVIADVFDLDEDAVRGGAISYPKSALQTARDLRRGHGAVALYLNPLAPEDVFRVTAAGEVLPQKSTFFFPKLPSGLVFRPLDGA; translated from the coding sequence ATGACCCAGGTTCGTCCCTTTCGCGCCCTTCGCTACGACCCCGACCGCGTCGATCTCTCGAAGGTGATCGTGCCTCCCTACGACGTCGTCGCCGCCGAGGATCGCGAGGGCTTCTTTGCACGCGATCCCCACAATGCGATCCGGCTCGAGCTCACCCGCGACGTCGCCGATGAGGCGGGCACCGACTACGCGGAGGTCCGGACCACCCTCGATGGCTGGATTCGCGAACAGATCCTGACCCGCGATGGCGAGCCCGGCTTCTACCCGCTGCGCCAGAGCTTCGACGCGCCCGACGGCACGCGACAGTCGCGCGACGGTTTCTTCGCACTGATCCATCTCGAGGACTACGAGAAGCGCATCGTGCGTCCCCACGAGCGCACCCTGGCGGGCCCGAAAGCCGACCGCCTGAAGATCCTACGCGCGGCCGAGGCCAACCTCTCGGTCGTGTTCATGCTCTACGAAGATCCCGACGAGGAACTCGCTCCCTTGCTCGATGCGGCCCTCGAAAACAGTGCGCTGGGCACGGCAAGCGAGCAGAGCGGCGCCGAGCATCGGCTCGCCCGCCTCACCGACGCCAGCGCCGTCGACAAGATCACCTCCTTCTTCGACGACCGATCCGTGGTCATCGCGGATGGCCACCACCGCTACGAAACGGCACTCAACTACCGCAACGAGCAGCGCGAGGCAGGCGCCGGGGATGGGCTCGACGCACCCCATGAGTGGCTGCTCGTCTATCTCGCGAACGCGTTCGCGCCCGGCAGCCTGCTGCTGCCGATCCATCGCTTGATCCTGAAGGGATCCTTCCCGAACGACGCGGGGCTGCGCGAGCGTCTCGCCGAATGGGAAGTGCGCGAGGTCGACGTCCCGAGTGCCGAATCCATCCCGGAGCTCCTCGAGACCCATCTCGAGCCGCTGCGGGACCGCCACGCCTTCGCCGCCGACGATGCGTCGGGCACCCTACGGATCTTCTCGCGGCCCCGCGAGGACGACACTCTGACCGTGCGGGTGATCCACCAGGAAGTGATCGCTGACGTCTTCGATCTCGACGAAGACGCGGTGCGGGGCGGGGCGATCTCCTATCCGAAGTCGGCGTTGCAGACCGCGCGCGACCTGCGCCGCGGACACGGTGCCGTGGCGCTCTACCTGAACCCGCTGGCGCCCGAGGACGTCTTCCGCGTCACCGCCGCGGGTGAGGTGCTGCCGCAGAAGTCGACCTTCTTCTTCCCGAAGCTTCCGAGTGGGCTGGTGTTCCGCCCGCTCGACGGCGCGTGA